One segment of Streptomyces bathyalis DNA contains the following:
- a CDS encoding SDR family NAD(P)-dependent oxidoreductase, protein MRIEDKVAIVTGAAVGSGQAIAERLADEGAAVALVDIAAREGEETLRRIRDRGGKGVFRQADLTDAAEVGAAVDFAVETFGGVDILVNNAGGGGHIPPHFPDATPAQWGALLDLNLRMPLLATQLVLGTMSRRGSGAVVNIGSTAGLGTGYHQSVEYAAAKAGLIRASTSLVHLRRTHSVRVNCVVPDWIETDRARRELAAMSEQERAAQPPLVPLRELCDHVVALITDDAAVGRAIVLDRGHPPRVLNDDPDQGRGEG, encoded by the coding sequence ATGCGGATCGAGGACAAGGTCGCCATCGTGACCGGCGCTGCCGTGGGCAGCGGCCAGGCCATCGCCGAACGGCTCGCCGACGAGGGCGCGGCCGTGGCACTGGTCGACATCGCGGCGCGGGAGGGCGAGGAGACACTGCGCCGCATCCGTGACCGGGGCGGGAAAGGGGTGTTCCGCCAGGCCGATCTGACCGATGCCGCCGAGGTCGGGGCCGCGGTGGACTTCGCCGTTGAGACATTCGGCGGCGTGGACATCCTGGTCAACAATGCGGGCGGCGGCGGCCACATCCCGCCGCACTTCCCCGACGCGACCCCGGCGCAGTGGGGCGCCCTCCTCGACCTGAACCTGCGCATGCCCCTGCTCGCCACCCAGTTGGTCCTGGGCACCATGAGCAGGCGCGGCAGCGGAGCCGTCGTCAACATCGGCTCCACGGCGGGGCTGGGCACCGGCTACCACCAGTCCGTGGAGTACGCCGCAGCCAAGGCGGGCCTGATTCGGGCCAGCACCTCGCTCGTACACCTGCGGCGCACACACTCCGTACGCGTCAACTGCGTCGTGCCCGACTGGATCGAAACGGACCGTGCGCGGCGGGAGTTGGCTGCCATGAGCGAGCAAGAGCGGGCAGCGCAGCCGCCGCTCGTACCGCTGAGGGAACTGTGCGACCACGTCGTCGCGCTCATCACGGACGACGCCGCGGTCGGCAGAGCGATCGTGCTCGATCGCGGCCATCCGCCGCGCGTACTCAACGACGATCCGGACCAGGGCCGAGGCGAGGGCTGA